ACGATCAAGATCACCGCCAATGGCCAACCTCTCGAATACGAATACGGCCGAGACGGCTATGCGATCGTGAAGCTCTCACGAGCCGCGAAGAACCAGCCTCTGGCCGACGGCCGCAAGACTCTCAATGTCACCGTGTCCGACTGGTACGGCAACGTGACGTCGGCAGACTTTGCGCTGACGATCGACAACGCCCTGCCTCCTCTACAAAAGCCGGCGGATAACCGCACAGGCGGTCCTGGCGGCGGTGGGCTTGGCGGCGGCGGCCGCGGCGGCCTTGGAGGCGATGGCTAAGGCCGGAGAGATTTGGCCGACAGCGTGCTGAACCCAGAGTTCGCTTTCTGGCAGTTGGCGGGAGCCTGTGAAATGGGTCCTGTCAAACTGGAAAGCGTGATGCGAAGCTTGGGGTCGAGGGGCTATCCCACCGACCCCAAGGCCTTTTTTGAGCACCGTTCAGACCTGACGGAGGCGGAACGCCACAAGCTCACGGATTCCAGCCTCAAGCGAGCATCCGACGCGGCAAAGGCGGGCGCTTGGTGCCTGCCTCGATCTCGGTTTGGTCCGAGGCTCTCTCATTCAAAGGTTCCGTGCGTGTTCGGGTGGGGTGATCGAACGTTGCTCGATGGGCCCATCGTTGCGATTGTGGGCACTCGAGGAGCCTCGGTGTATGGCCTTGCAGCGGCTCAGAAGTTCGCCGAAGCTCTGTCAGACTCGGGAGTCTGCATCGCCAGCGGCGGGGCGCTCGGGATCGATGCCTCGGCGCACGAGGCGGTCCTAAAGCAAGGGGGCAAGACCCTCGCCGTGATGCCTTGTGGGCTCGACGTGGCGTATCCGGCAGTTCACCGGCCGCTCTACAACCGCATCCGGGAAAGCGGTCTGCTGCTCTCGCAATTTGCATTTGGAGTGATGCCGCGCAAGGTGTCGTTTCTTGAGCGCAATCGGCTGATCGCCGCACTCTCCGACGGGGTGCTTATCGTGGAGGCGCCGGAGCATTCGGGTTCGCTTAGCGTGGCCCACGAGGCCGCCGAACTGGGGAAGCAGGTGTTCGTCGTGCCCGCGAATATCTCCATGCTGGGGTTTCGAGGATCCCATGCCTTGATCCGGTCTGGCGCGGCCCTCGTCGACCATCCCGACCAAATCCTCGCCGACTTGGGGATTGAGAGACGTCCTGCGAGCCGCACGTCGAAGCCCGATCCAGGTGGGCTCTCTTCGAAGATTCTCAAGGCGCTGACCGTAGAGCCGCAGTCTGCTGAGAAGATCGCGGCGGCATGTGGGCAGGAGGCGGGCGCGATTCTGGCGGAATTGACCATGCTGGAACTTGAGGGAACGGTCATCCGCGCTCCGGGCGGATACGCCCTCCGACCGTAAGATCGCCATGGCAGACCACTTCACCGCATTTGCCTACGGACCACAGGGCTGGGGCGTCTATGAGGTCGTTTTTGAGGCTGCAGGTCCCAGCATGGAGCCGACAACGAAAGCGCCCGAGCGTTGGCTTGCGCCGGGGTTCGTGGACCTTCACATTCACGGCGCATTTGGGATCGACTTCATGTCCTGCAGCT
This genomic interval from Armatimonadota bacterium contains the following:
- the dprA gene encoding DNA-protecting protein DprA, with the protein product MGPVKLESVMRSLGSRGYPTDPKAFFEHRSDLTEAERHKLTDSSLKRASDAAKAGAWCLPRSRFGPRLSHSKVPCVFGWGDRTLLDGPIVAIVGTRGASVYGLAAAQKFAEALSDSGVCIASGGALGIDASAHEAVLKQGGKTLAVMPCGLDVAYPAVHRPLYNRIRESGLLLSQFAFGVMPRKVSFLERNRLIAALSDGVLIVEAPEHSGSLSVAHEAAELGKQVFVVPANISMLGFRGSHALIRSGAALVDHPDQILADLGIERRPASRTSKPDPGGLSSKILKALTVEPQSAEKIAAACGQEAGAILAELTMLELEGTVIRAPGGYALRP